Proteins from one Apis cerana isolate GH-2021 linkage group LG11, AcerK_1.0, whole genome shotgun sequence genomic window:
- the LOC107994553 gene encoding NAD-dependent protein deacetylase sirtuin-7, translating into MEETSNEKFLSRRRSAALKAFKVKDERVATFKKVAAILQKSETDRTAEETGILISCSDVVKEVNLRQEKRHRVKARLEEIEDAPELLEEKCMRLAAAISRATSLAVYTGAGISTAASIPDYRGTNGVWTRLQQGKDIGNHDLSQAEPTLTHMALYALYKARVLKHIVSQNCDGLHLRSGIPRTLLSEVHGNMYVEVCRICKPYREYWRLFDVTEKTARYSHGTGRLCHRCNSVLQDSIVHFGERGNLPWPINWNGATRAAKQADVILCLGSSLKVLKKYPWLWQMDRPIHKRPSLYIVNLQWTPKDENAVLKINGKCDEVMKRIMTHLGLEIPQYNRAKDPIFFHAIRLRNSEQHTTSQPCLEEPTNIVHKELNQINDNFHEGISSPTKEKECISPKRVTESMSAYSAPFFTALPFLSMGLPFPPMYMCPQLTPFFYYPFVQVPNMTSDVPKPKPTCTFCMENEGSLTCLYYQRETDNSTLIGTESKQIKDTKTLVIDADPPIVAKNPGWFGKGYRKGMKKKR; encoded by the exons ATGGAGGAGACTAGCAATGAGAAGTTTCTGTCAAGAAGGCGTTCTGCTGCTCTTAAAGCTTTCAAAGTTAAAGACGAACGTGTTGCAACTTTTAAAAAg gtagcagcaattttacaaaaatctgaAACAGACAGAACTGCCGAGGAAACAGGAATACTTATATCTTGCAGTGATGTAGTAAAAGAGGTTAATTTAAG aCAAGAAAAAAGACATAGAGTTAAAGCAAGAttagaagaaatagaagatgCACCAGAActtttggaagaaaaatgtatGAGATTGGCTGCAGCAATCAGCAGAGCAACATCACTTGCTGTTTATACTGGCGCTGGTATTAGTACAGCTGCTTCTATTCCTGATTATAGAGGAACAAATGGTGTTTGGACTCGTTTACAACAAGGAAAAGATATTGG aaatCATGATCTTAGTCAAGCAGAACCAACATTGACACATATGGCTCTTTATGCTTTATATAAGGCAAGAGTTTTAAAACATATAGTTTCTCAAAATTGTGATGGACTTCATTTGCGTAGTGGAATACCTCGTACACTTTTATCTGAAGTTCATGGGAATATGTATGTAGAAGTTTGTAGAATATGTAAACCATATAGAGAGTATTGGAGATTATTTGATGTTACTGAAAAAACAGCTCGATATTCTCATGGTACTGGAAGATTATGCCATAGATGTAATTCTGTTTTACAAGATTCTATTGTTCATTTTGGTGAAAGAGGCAATCTTCCTTGGCCAATTAATTGGAATGGTGCAACAAGAGCAGCAAAACAAGCAgatgttatattatgtttaggTTCTAGTTTAAaagttttgaagaaatatccaTGGTTATGGCAAATGGATAGACCAATCCATAAACGTCCATCattgtatattgtaaatttacagTGGACTCCAAAGGATGAAAAtgcagttttaaaaataaatggaaaatgcgATGAAGTTATGAAAAGGATTATGACTCATCTTGGATTAGAAATACCGCAATATAATCGTGCCAAGgatcctattttttttcatgctaTACGACTTAGAAATAGTGAACAACATACAACAAGTCAACCTTGTTTGGAAGAACCAACTAATATTGttcataaagaattaaatcaaatcaatgataattttcatGAAGGTATATCATCTccaacaaaagaaaaagaatgcaTTTCACCCAAAAGAGTAACTGAATCAATGTCTGCATATTCAGCACCATTTTTTACTGCATTACCGTTCTTATCTATGGGATTACCATTTCCACCAATGTATATGTGTCCTCAACTAAcaccatttttttattatccatttGTACAAGTACCAAATATGACTTCAGATGTGCCAAAACCTAAACCTACATGTACTTTCTGCATGGAAAATGAAGGATCTCTTACTTGTCTTTATTATCAACGAGAAACAGACAATTCTACTTTAATAGGAACAGAaagtaaacaaataaaagatacaaaaacATTAGTAATTGATGCAGATCCTCCAATAGTTGCTAAAAATCCTGGATGGTTTGGTAAAGGATATCGTAAAGGCATGAAAAAGAAACGGTAG